The genome window TTTTGTGAAAAAAGGGGGGTAACGGTGTTCTAAGCTCTGCAATCATAATCCACATGCACAGTAACGGCATTCTAAGGACTGAATCAAgtacttgtttttttgtgtgtttttttgtgtgtttttttaaaatcaaatttcACCATCATTTCagcctcatttgcccagtttcccccaaccctccattcattcacatctcccaccccttctaatcgataatactcaaatgtattcataaatactgcAGCGGAGAGTCTTCATTTGTGGATTCTAGACTGTGTCCGTATTCAAGAATCGGTAGTACTAGTGCCCACAGTTTCAAAGTCAGAAATTGGAGCTGTGTCCGTATTCAAGAATCGATAGTACTAGTGCCCACAGTTTCAAAGTCAGAAATTGgagctggaggggagggggggtggggtgcggtggacAGGGAttttacgtcttttttttttttttctttctttaaaaaaaatatattttccaCTTCTTGTAATGTAAACGAAAGGTGGCTAGAGAGTActtggggggagtgagaggggtgggggataatgAGGGAGAGGGGGCCAGAGAAAGTATATCCGGTCTCTTTACGAGGGCTCagagttcagagtttgtttattcccataaACTCTTTTGAGACATAGAGAAAACGTGGAGAACATAGGGAGAAGGGAGATAAGAGCTGAACTGTTGAAGAGAGCGAACTCGCATCTTCTTTTGTGGAGGACGAATGTCGCGTCCAAGGGACAGCACTCTGGCGTTACAAGATCCGCAACATGGCGTTGAGCAGGCTGCAAGGTCGTCAGGTGGCCCTGAGTCTCTTTCGTTTTCCAtggtcgtcatcctcctccacaaCTCCCATTCGGCATGCGACGGGAGCCTACTATGTTCTCCTACCAGAGGTACCACCAGATACATCCGATGACAATGCTGTTATGCAGTACTGGCAAACTCCACGATTTTCTGTCATCAACCCAGAACGTTGTGTAACCGGCTGTGCCAAGCTCTCTATCCAGTACGAAACACGACTGGGGAACCACATCGAAGATCTTCAAGACATATCCCAGGAAAAGACCTTCAGTCAGGTGTTTGATCCAATTGAAGAGGTGACTGTTCCTTTAAACACAGCTTGGAGAACGGCAAAGAATTTGAACTACGTTGCCGGTTCGAATCACTATAAACAGGCATTTACAAGGATTCATCCGCAAGTAGAGCGGGCGAAAAACGAAAGATGGATCAGTGAGACGCTGTATTATGCGTGTAAAGAAGTGGATGCTAACAGCGCCAATCTGACAGAGTTTCAGCAGCGACTTGTGTCGCTGTATCTGCTTGAAGGACGATTGAACGGTATCGAGCTGCAAGGCAGTGAGAAGCGACGCTTTATCGATACTCTCAAAGTCTTGGCGCTAGAACGTACAAATTTCAGGAACAGAGTGATGCTAACGCAGGGTATGTTCTCTCACAGAATAGATGATTTTGGAGCAGTTGCAGAAATGCCTCGGCGCATCCTGTCTCACATGGCAGAAGATCACCTGAATCCCAGTCGTGGACCTTGGAGAGTGACCCTCCAACAGAACATCTACACGCCTTTCCTCGAACACTGCAGCGACCGCACTCTGCGTTGGAATGCATGGAATGCATACAACAACAGAGCCTCTGTGAATTTTAATGATCGCAATCTTGGCAACCACAAACTTATCGAAGAACTGCGTAATTACAGAAAAGACATAGCAGAATTGTTGGGGTATGAGTCTTTTGCTGAAATGTCCATGGAAACCAAAATGGCTGGTACAGTAGAAAACGTGCTCAACATGATTGAGACACTGAAAGGCAAATTCAAACCCATTGCGCAGGAGGAAATTGCTGAACTTCAACAGTTTGCCGCCAGCGAAGGTTTTCACGACCAGCTACAGATGTGGGACGTGGCTTACTGGAGGAGACGCCACAGGGATCACCTGTACAAATTTGACAATGATCTGGTCGCTGAGTACTTCCCTCTGGAGCATGTTCTTCAGGGACTCTTCAAATTGTGCAACTCTTTGTTCGGCATCACTGTCACAGAATGCACCGGGGAGGTGGAGACGTGGCAGGGAGACGTCAGATATTTCAAAATGTCCGACGATCAAGGACGACATGTCGGCTCCTTCTTCTTTGACTCCTTTTCCCGCCCGGCAGACAAGCTAGGGGGGTCGTGGATGGAGATGGGGCGGGAGCGGAGTGAGCTGATGGGCACCACCCCGTACTCCTACCTGACCCTGAATCTCGCTCCCCCTGTGTCACCTCAGTCCCCTGTGTTGATGCAGTTTTCTGATGTGCTGTCCCTGTTCCACGAGTTTGGCCATGGACTTCAGCAGCTGATGACCAAGGTTCCCTACAGCGAGCTGGCCGGGCAGAAAAACATCGAGTGGGACGCTGTTCAGGTAAACTGCTTGGTGATCCTTACAGTCCTCATTTTCACAGATGATAGTACGAGTAAGGATGcataaatttacacacacacacacaccacacacacacacacacacacacctgattttCACAGATGATAATAAGGATGCATAAAtttacacacaaaaccacacacacacacacactcagtctcatACTGTATACACATGCTCGCTCACATTCATGTTTGTACACAGTATTATAAATTATGCAGTAGATcattgtatgtgtacatgtatgcacacaaccAAGATCATGTCTTTACTCTTAAATAATAATATATGCACAAGATCTGAGTGAAAACTACTCACAGAGTCTAGAAACAAATGATGTTATTAAATTTTAGCATGAAAATATATCATTACATGAAATaataccaagaagaagaaaataaaacaggcactgatttaaaaaaaaatgttcttcacACAAATATTTAAATCAATGTGTGAGCAGTGTCTTACATAAATGAATGTATATATTGTATTCACAAAGAATGCAGTGTCTCTTGCAATgttgtgtgtcattgtcagtaTTTAAATGTTTTATATTAAACTTTATAATTTCTCTGATCTGTTCTGTGTTCAGTTGAAATTTTAGGAATTGTACTAAAGTTCTTACTCTAAGTATGATTTAATAGTAAAactaaaattgtgtgtgtgtgtgtgtcactgtgtgtatgtgtgtcactgtgtgagtgtgtgtgtgtgtgtgtgtcgctgtgtgtgatttttttatatttacaaCCATGTATCCTGCTCCTGGAATTAGAAACAAGTAGACTCCttcagtcctctgtgtgtgtgtgtgtgtgtgtgtgtgtgatattttacaAGCATGTATCCTACTCCTGGAATTACAAACAAGTAGACTCCttcagtcctctgtgtgtgtgtgtgtgtcactgtgtgtgtgtgtcactgtgtgtgtgtgtgtgtgtttgtgtatgtgtgtgtgtgtgtagactccttcagtcctgtgtgtgtgtgtgtgtgtgtgtgtgtgatattttacaAGCATGTATCCTACTCCTGGAATTACAAACAAGTAGACTCCttcagtcctctgtgtgtgtggtgtgtgtgtgtgtgtgtgtgtgtgtgtgtgtgatattttacaAGCATACCGTGTATCTAGCTCCTGGAATTATAAACAAGTAGAGATTCCttcagtcctctgtgtgtgtgtgtgtgtgtgtagtgtgtgtgtgagagtgtatgtgtacagtgtacacacacacacacacacacacacacgcaccaccaccatctccatacCTATTCATCATGGAGCTGGGCGTTCAACACTTTGCATGGATCTATAGACATTCCAACTCAAGTCATTGTGGTACCGTTCCAGGTGTGTGCCCGCTTCATGCAGTGCTGGCTCCTGGAGCCCCCCTTCCTGCAGAGCCTCTCCTGCCACCACCAGACAGGCCAGaggatccccctccccctcctctcccaggtGCTGGGCGCCCACCGCCACTTCACAGCCTTGGACACGATGCGCCAGCTGTACCTGTCGGCCTTCGACATGGAGATCTACATCTCCAAGAACCACTGGCACGACGCCATGACGCGCGTCTGGGCGGAGTACATGCCCCTGCCCCTCAGCCGCGACGACAACCACCCCTGCTCCTTCACCCACATCTTCTCCGACCAGTACCCGGCCGCCTACTACGCCTACAAGTGGTCGGAAATGATCGCCGCCGACCTTTTCGCGGCCTTCAAGGAGCAGGGGCTGGAGGACGCTGGGAAGATGCGGGAGCTGGGCGGGCGTTTCGCCGACACCTTCCTGTCGATGGGTGGGGGTGTACCGGCCAGCGAGGTGTTTCGGCGATTCAGGGGACGTGACCCTTCCCTGGACGCCTTGCAGGAAAGTCTTGGTGTGAAGTGAGgttggtgttgggtgtgtgggggtgggggtggggactctcgggggtggggggggggtggttgatggggtgtgagtggggggcaGGAAATGGACTGTGAGTGGTGCGGCAGGTCAGGTGTGCAGGTGATTGAGTGGTGTGGTTTTGGTTTGTGCACACGTGCCCTGTTTGTGATGCTTGCGACGTGTTGGATTGTGATTTGACTGACTGTCGTTTAACTTTGTTTCTACTGCTGGTGACAACTAACATGTTGATCTGGCGTGATAACTGAATAAGTGTACTAGTGTAAAGTAGACATTATggatacattttttgttgttgaattaactctctctatacaaacggcgaaagagacgacgttaacagcgtttcagcccaattaccatcaacaaaatattgcaagcggaaggctcttatactgaagaggtgaatgttgacaaagaataccacaattctcatgatggaagctaaaggttgggtcattcagacacccactggacatccgaggggtctgtgtcgaggagaagagaggactggccgtactgagtgagttaatccagtGTCTCAGAAATTGAAGAAAAATATTGATAGGGaaaagcagttgttttttttaactgacaaaCACCaagttgtttttaattttattaataTGTTGTGATATAGATTAAGGCATCTGTTAATGGAGAAGGGCTTGGCTGTCATCATGTTTTGAGTTTCATTGACAAGGATTGTCTTTGTCAGCTGATAAGGACTGTGCTATCTTTTATTAAATACCACAATAAATCCTGAGTTTTCATTGTCGACAGTGATAGACTCAGCTATTGCTGAGGACTGAGCTTTCTTTTGCAACACATTAGAAGCAGGTCATCTGAGATACATTTGTCGACTGGTTAGGACGAAGAGATGTCTTTGTTAACAAGTAAAGACTGAAAAGTTCTTTGTTCATGTTATGTTTAAAGACTAGTTTGGATTGAAAAGTCTTTGTTAATGTTAACCGATAAGGACTTAAGTGTCTTTGTTGAATAACTAGTTTGGATTGAAAAGTCCTTTGCTAATAATAACTGATAATAACTATTAAGGTGTCTTTGTTTTAAAAAACCAGTAAGGACTGAAATTGTGAAAAGTCTGTTAATACTTGTAAGGACAGTTTAGATGTCTTTGTTAGCTGATACAGAGATAAGGTCTGAGGTGTCTTTGTTAACTGACAAGGACagctctctatatatatatgtatttgttaaGTGCTAAGTGTGATGCATTTATTAATGTATaaggactgatatatatatatatatatatatatatatgtctttagTGGTAAAGAATAAGATGTTAAGTGGGAAGGACTGGAGCTTCCTTATAAccgtgaaactgcatgcttggtgcatatctgttatgcatgtgtgagtgtatgtgtgaatgtgtgtcttcatgttttacatttatctgcttatttatcgtcattgttgtcttatttatttatttattttttattattattattattattattactactacctttttttaatattataattattatttatttatttatgtaagctcatctattatttattcaccttttttttttctcaaggcctgactaagcgcgttgggttacgctgctggtcaggcatctgcttggcagatgtggtgtagcgtatatggatttgtccgaacgcagtgacgcctccttgagctactgaaactgaaactgataaggACTGAGACGCCTGATAGCTATCAGGGACTGAGCAATGTCTTTGTAAGTTTAACTGTTTACAAAACCAGACTGGTCCATGAGATTAACCAGACTCAGTTTGGTCTTTGCTTCATCCAGACTCCTTCAGTTAAGCGTCTTCAAATGGCAGTCAGATTCTTTGCCCCCACACTAAGCAGTATTCTGCTGCTGTGAGTGTGAAGAGAGGTGAACGATCAGAATGCTGGTTTTCCCATCAAGGGTAAGTGTATTTCTCtgggaagtgggtgtgtgaaCAAATAGCGAAAAGAAAATGCATCTGTTTTGTTTTCGGAAACAAATAAATGGTTACCAGTAgtcttgaaaatgatttttttttttaaagatattccgGTGAGAAAGAGCTTCAAGGGAAGCTACTCATGCACTTCATTTTCTAATTTCAAGCAAGCTGAAGAAAATAAGTGCATTGGGTTTTTGACGTTTGCTGTATGATGTATGTCTACACATGACTTATCTGAGCAGAGTGGACATGGTTGATGATAGTTATGTGCGTGCAGCATGTTCAAACACAGGCTAGGGGTGGGTGAAGAAGCTGTTGGTGACTGGAGTGGAGGCCACTGATGGCCAAACAATGCCATGCCATGGTTTCAAATACAACAAAGCATTTGTGCTGCTTCATTGTGGCTGAGACCTTTTATTTTATACTGATTTCATTTTGTTAATTCAATATTACTTATTACTAATATTAGTATCATAAACTGATAAAgctggatcagtgtgtgtgtgtgttgtcgggttttttgttttttgtatgcacACTTGTTACGTATCAAAAACTATCATATAAAATTTTCTGAATGAAAACAAATGTTTAAAAGTGTATGTACACTTTATGTGTGCATAATTTGTGGGTGAGTGCATGAAAgcaactctttgtgtgtgtcactgtgtgtgtgtgtgtatgtgtgtgtgtgtgtgtgtgtcaagtgcaAGAGACTGAAATATACTGTGTATTGATTATCCCTTCGTGAGACAGAGTcctcattccattttttttttttttttttttgcatgttcccatcattcattcattgtaaaAAGAAGAAAGCTTGACTGGGACATTAGACTTTCTGGGTTCAAAATCACCCTGAAAGAAGATACGATATtccagaccacaaaaaaaaaaaaaaaaaaaaagaaaagatcacaTGATGTTTATGTATCAtatttttatgttattattatacAAAGTATGCAACATAGATGATAGAAATAGCCATAACCATATTGCTGTTGAGCGGAAAAAGTTATTGCTCACTGAAAACACATCAGATAACTGAGAAATTTTGTGCTGTTTAACCAGTTATCACACTGTCACAGCTACAGCCGATCTTACTGGATTGGGCTTCACCTTTCTGTACCAAGCCcttggatgtgaattcactgcccaaagGCCGTATAAGGTTATGGCCTGTTTGACCTCCAGCTTTTTTTTAACCCTCATAAAGGAGATAGTTGACAATGCCATTTGTTGAACAATGCAAGTTGTTGGTTGTCAAAACCAGGTTGTTTGCTACAGCTGTTGAAGATGTCAGCTTATGCTTAATTTTTATGTCTGTGCTTCTAGTTTCATAATGATGATTTAAAACATGTTATCTATTTTAATCGTTTCTAATTTCCTGCATAGCCATTTCAAAGCATTATCTTTCTGTGTGCACAAGTGGTGTGATAATATGTGTGAAAGGAAGAGACTTCTGAAACTGTGgttctgatatgtgtgtgtgactgtgaggatgGAACTATGAAATGTTATCAATTTTATTTGTAAAAGTTAATATAGAAGCTTCTTGAATCTATGTGTGCATGCAGatttgttgcatgtgtgtgtgtatgtgtaaaattGTGAacactgcagtcacacacacacactctctctttcatgtacatgcacttgcgtgcacacacacacacgcacaccaatgcGAGATTTTCCAACAAACCTTGTATTAGCTTTTAAGCTGCAGGCAATTTTGCTTGTTACTTAGCAAGTACAAAGCTGATCAgctgaaaaacacaaacaataatcACACATTGTGCATCAATTGAACTCTTTTTGCATGTCTTATGAAAGCAAAGACAACGCAGGTGTattcaaaataaataaagtatAGCAATGCCACAGTCATCCCAATCCAGTCATATGAAGAAAGATTCCAACTTCTATAATTCTACACTGAAATATCCACAATCAATCAATTTCCATGATCTTAACCTTCTGCCAACAACAATTATATTTTCTGACTGATAATCAggttgataatatatatatatatgtatatatgtataggtATACATGTGCCGCTTTTTAATTTTGGGTCGCTCcattctgattaaaaaaacaaagagataaGAACTGAATGATAAAATTATCAACCACAACAGAGAAAATCATGGTTAGTGCAAGGGTACAAGTATGTGTcatgtgtgaatctgtgtctgtttctcgtcacagtgtgcatgtgtgtgtgtgtacacaactcATTTTAAATGTGTGCATGTCATTGTCAAAGTACGAGAGCAAGATATGACTATTTAATGCAGCACGTCACAAAGAATATAAAACAATCACAAAGAATATAAAACAAAGGCACAACTGTTGAGACATCTGCTGAAACTGGCCACTAGTGGGGCTTGTGGCAGTGGTAAAACTGTTCACCGCCATTGAACAAGCACAGAACTTTCCAAGTTCGACttgtgggggattggggtgggggtgggggggggggggggggttgcggagcTGGGGGTGTCCATTTCACCATGGGCTTCATCCCCTGTCCACTTGCGCAGTGTGTATCATTAAGCCCATCCCCACATGCCAACAGATTTATACAATAATAAATAGAATAACTTGTACGTTTTGGGGGGGTGTCTAAAATGATATCAcaccctctggtgtgtggcctcctggcgacctaacatcaatggctccctgtggactgccgacgctggaactgcgacggacgaacccgggtgtggccgtgtatggggggaatctaaatgagcggcatgggagtaatgccactgaaatggtgcagatgatgggtcagcaaaaaaaaaaagatatcacatGAACTGAAGAGCACACACTGCACATCATGCTTATGACCATGACCAAAGATCTTAAAACAAACAGTACAACATGATGTGAAAGAAAAGTCACCGGAGCAACTTCAAAACGAAAACGAAGGGAGAAAGGTAGGCAACGCCCACTCAGTCCAGCTCCACACGacttaagccattattgtcgtcagcagaAGGCTTAGCAGGTCGTGCCCTCAGtatgttcaatcagaacaggcaaaactgaacaccaccaaagtgactcagcagcagtgcagagtctcctgtggtgtgtggcctcctggcaacctaacatttaGTTCCTTGTGGACTGTTGGTGCTAGGTCTATGTCAGACAAAGCTGGGTGTGGAGGGACTTGCAATGAGcgatgtgggagtaatgccactgaaaatggtgcagatgacgggacggcaaaaaaacaatgaaaaaaagaggactagtttcagtttcagtttcagtcgctcaaggaggtgtcactgcgttcggacaaatccatttacgttacaccacatctgccaagcagatgcctgaccagtagcgtaacccaacgtgcttagtcaggccttaagaaaaaaaaagataaaaaaaagataaatacataaaaaaaagaactactactactaataataatatgtataaggcgcaaaaacttgatggtcaagtataggcgtacaaaaaaaataataaaataaataaataataataaattttttttttttttttaattaataataataataataataaaatagatagaAAAATAAACACGGGAAGTTCGGTTAATCTCATTTCTCACAATCATTTGCGTTAAAGACGGTCACTAAACCATGTCATGTACTGCAGGTTTGAGCTCAATCAGaagtgtggttttttgggggggggttttggcaCATATCATGAGTTGAAGACACTAGGGGCTcatatgggaagactgggaccacacagtcatgagttatccacttcacggatgtgtcctATGGAaagttgctcttttttttttcttttttctttttttttttaccagcactgcaggtgtctgtatgtatgattatctctcagcctggttgacaccaggaCATGTCAAGAGACattatctctcagcctggttgacgccaggacATGTCAAGAGACATTATCTCTCAGCCTGTTTGACACCACGACATGTCAAGAGACATTATCTCTCAGCCTGTTTGACACCACGACATGTCAAGAGAGATTacctctcagcctggttgacgccaggacATGTCAAGAGACAACAGCCTTGTTCAGGTGTCCAAAACCAAAATGAACACCATAACCGCATCACTTCCAAGTTGAAtggcattcatcatcatcaaacaatagaaaaacaacatGTCCCCCCACtgaaaccaaaaataaaaataaaaacaccaaaaaaaaacaaacccatccaGGATGCATGACCTGTACATTCTCATTATTTCAGAAACAAcaaaatgttttgggttttttttgctgcccagtcatctgcaccgtttcagtggcattactcccatgccgctcatttagattcccccatacacggccacacccaggttcgtccgtcgtagttccagcgtcggcagtccacagggaaccatcgatgttaggtcaccaggaggccacacaccagaggagaccctgcactgctgctgagtcacttcggtggtgttcagtggtgcctgttctgttttaccgtacttaggacaccacctactaagccccctactaacgacaataatggcttagtcgcggagccagactgagtgagcgtccctcccagagtggagaccgccacaaaatgtatatttttatttattgctGATCTCACCATCCCTTCCACATACCTGCTCATCTGAAGACCTGCAGCCTTCTGCATGCCAGAACACGGAACAAAAACTTTCAGCAAGTGCACACCTGGCAATGTCTCTCAGCTGTGGGGATAAACATTGTCTGCTACTCTCAGAACAACTCCTCCAACATTTCATAAAACttcagtaacaacaacataattataaaaGCTTCATGAATCTTAGGCAACGTATTTCTTAATCATTTTCAAATTttaacactctctcacacacacaaaggtaactTCATACAAACCCATACGGATAAATAATCAATCGTAATAACAAACAGCACTTAACGAGACATATACGTCAGTTCAGAATGATGTGCGAATAAACTTTAAAATCTAACCCATGTTTCTTTCTTATGATATTACTAatgataaatcaaaacaaaattataCCAAGTAATTTATGTACAGATCTACTTGTACACTGCAAGAGGCTGTGTGCTTTGGTTTTCCGCTGATTTATACTgtttttcattcatcttttttttttttttttctaagatgtatttgtatttctttttatcacaacagatttttctgtgtgaaattccggctgctctccccagggagagcgcgtcgctatactacagcgccacccattttttctgcattgtggatttttctacagaattttgccaggattctgttgggttcttttacgtgcgctaagtgcatgctgcacacgggacctcggtttatcgtctcatccgaatgactaggtctagtggagggggagaaaatatcggcggctgagccgtgattcgaaccagcgcggtccgattctctcgcttcctaggcggacgcgttacctctaggccatcagaaTGATGTGTAGCATACAACTACCTGCTGCACAggaagttgtttttcttttcttctttttctttttttcaccacttgcaaacatacacactttaAAATATAACTTCAAAGGACATCATAAATAAATTCATTTTGTTTCAACATTATTGTTATGGtaatcaccacctccatcatcagcctcatttaccttttcttttctgtttacctCCCCCCTGTTGGTAAGTAGTATACATATTTCAAATATGCTCCACAatcaacaacattattattaagAAACATATGTCCATGGACAGGTTAAATGTTGAACCTAATCTCTTGACACATACCGAATTatattctaaaaaataaaattaaaatgtttGAGAAGATTACAAAGAATAATCATTTATTTTTTCCACAGCCAAGCGATTCATGGTGCGTTAAGAGCAACACTGCCAAAAGCATCAGCACTGACCTAAGATACAaagcaaatatatatattatatatatatacatcaggcTTCTTTTCAAACACAGCTCAATATACATACCTAGCCAGTAAAGGTCAACAGATTCAACAGCCTGTTATGGCCATGGAGGTCTGTGTTAACCCTCCCCAACTGTTGTAGCCAGTAAAGGTCAACAGATTCAACAGCCTGTTATGGCCATGGAGGTCTGTGTTAACCCTCCCCAACTGTTGTAGCCAGTAAAGGTCAACAGATTCCACAGGGTCTGTGTTAACCCTCC of Babylonia areolata isolate BAREFJ2019XMU chromosome 30, ASM4173473v1, whole genome shotgun sequence contains these proteins:
- the LOC143275299 gene encoding uncharacterized protein LOC143275299; amino-acid sequence: MALSRLQGRQVALSLFRFPWSSSSSTTPIRHATGAYYVLLPEVPPDTSDDNAVMQYWQTPRFSVINPERCVTGCAKLSIQYETRLGNHIEDLQDISQEKTFSQVFDPIEEVTVPLNTAWRTAKNLNYVAGSNHYKQAFTRIHPQVERAKNERWISETLYYACKEVDANSANLTEFQQRLVSLYLLEGRLNGIELQGSEKRRFIDTLKVLALERTNFRNRVMLTQGMFSHRIDDFGAVAEMPRRILSHMAEDHLNPSRGPWRVTLQQNIYTPFLEHCSDRTLRWNAWNAYNNRASVNFNDRNLGNHKLIEELRNYRKDIAELLGYESFAEMSMETKMAGTVENVLNMIETLKGKFKPIAQEEIAELQQFAASEGFHDQLQMWDVAYWRRRHRDHLYKFDNDLVAEYFPLEHVLQGLFKLCNSLFGITVTECTGEVETWQGDVRYFKMSDDQGRHVGSFFFDSFSRPADKLGGSWMEMGRERSELMGTTPYSYLTLNLAPPVSPQSPVLMQFSDVLSLFHEFGHGLQQLMTKVPYSELAGQKNIEWDAVQVCARFMQCWLLEPPFLQSLSCHHQTGQRIPLPLLSQVLGAHRHFTALDTMRQLYLSAFDMEIYISKNHWHDAMTRVWAEYMPLPLSRDDNHPCSFTHIFSDQYPAAYYAYKWSEMIAADLFAAFKEQGLEDAGKMRELGGRFADTFLSMGGGVPASEVFRRFRGRDPSLDALQESLGVK